The following coding sequences lie in one Primulina huaijiensis isolate GDHJ02 chromosome 2, ASM1229523v2, whole genome shotgun sequence genomic window:
- the LOC140968892 gene encoding V-type proton ATPase subunit B2-like isoform X1, with protein sequence MGVAENNVEMEEGTLEIGMEYRTVSGVAGPLVILDKVKGPKYQEIVNIRLGDGTTRRGQVLEVDGEKAVVQVFEGTSGIDNKYTTVQFTGEVLKTPVSLDMLGRIFNGSGKPIDNGPPILPEAYLDISGSSINPSERTYPEEMIQTGISTIDVMNSIARGQKIPLFSAAGLPHNEIAAQICRQAGLVKRLEKSDDLLEHDGEDNFAIVFAAMGVNMETAQFFKRDFEENGSMERVTLFLNLANDPTIERIITPRIALTTAEYLAYECGKHVLVILTDMSSYADALREVSAAREEVPGRRGYPGYMYTDLATIYERAGRIEGRKGSITQIPILTMPNDDITHPTPDLTGYITEGQIYIDRQLHNRQIYPPINVLPSLSRLMKSAIGEGMTRRDHSDVSNQLYANYAIGKDVQPMKAVVGEEALSSEDLLYLEFLDKFERKFVAQGAYDTRNIFQSLDLAWTLLRIFPRELLHRIPAKTLDQYYSRDAAN encoded by the exons aatACAGAACTGTCTCGGGAGTTGCTGGACCTCTGGTTATTCTTGACAAAGTCAAG GGACCTAAGTACCAAGAAATTGTCAATATACGCCTAGGAGATGGAACAACCCGACGTGGGCAGGTCTTGGAAGTTGATGGGGAGAAGGCTGTTGTTCAG GTTTTTGAAGGAACATCTGGAATCGATAACAAATATACAACTGTTCAGTTTACTGGAGAG GTTTTAAAAACACCTGTCTCGTTGGATATGCTTGGCCGTATTTTTAATGGTTCTGGGAAACCCATTGACAATGGGCCCCCTATTCTTCCGGAGGCTTATTTGGATATTTCTG GGAGTTCCATCAATCCTAGTGAGAGAACGTATCCTGAAGAAATGATACAGACTGGAATTTCTACTATTGATGTCATGAACTCAATTGCCCGAGGGCAAAAGATTCCTCTTTTTTCTGCTGCTGGTCTTCCTCACAATGAAATTGCTGCCCAAATCTGTCGTCAGGCTGGTTTGGTCAAACGGTTGGAGAAATCCGATGATCTTCTTGAG CATGATGGAGAAGACAATTTTGCCATTGTCTTTGCAGCTATGGGAGTCAACATGGAGACAGCACAGTTCTTTAAACGTGATTTTGAGGAAAACGGATCCATGGAGAGAGTGACCCTTTTCCTTAACTTG GCCAATGACCCAACAATAGAACGCATCATTACTCCACGTATTGCTCTGACAACTGCAGAATACTTGGCATACGAATGTGGGAAGCATGTTCTGGTCATATTGACAGATATGAGTTCTTATGCTGATGCCCTCCGTGAG GTATCTGCGGCTCGAGAAGAAGTGCCTGGAAGGCGTGGATATCCTGGTTATATGTACACTGATCTTGCTACTATCTACGAACGAGCTGGACGTATTGAAGGAAGAAAGGGATCCATCACACAGATCCCTATTCTGACTATGCCTAATGACG ACATCACGCATCCTACTCCGGATCTTACTGGTTACATTACTGAGGGGCAAATATATATTGACAGACAACTTCATAATCGGCAG ATATACCCTCCAATAAATGTGCTGCCATCCCTGTCTCGTCTGATGAAG AGTGCCATTGGGGAGGGCATGACCCGTAGGGATCACTCCGATGTATCTAACCAG TTATATGCAAACTATGCCATTGGAAAGGATGTCCAGCCAATGAAAGCTGTAGTTGGAGAAGAAGCACTTTCCTCAGAAGATCTG CTATATCTTGAGTTTCTTGACAAATTTGAGAGGAAGTTTGTTGCGCAAGGAGCGTACGACACACGTAACATCTTCCAGTCACTAGATCTGGCATGGACACTGCTCCGGATCTTTCCTCGGGAGCTTCTTCACCGTATTCCAGCTAAAACTCTTGATCAATACTACAGCAGGGATGCAGCAAACTAA
- the LOC140968862 gene encoding serine/threonine-protein kinase BSK1-like isoform X2: MGCLASKFPPDEAQPGNDKVKAHGPAPTSTGRHLPAGSDSGSGVAAAGVPSFSEFTFADLKSSTNNFSPDFIVSESGEKAPNIVYKGLLQNGRWIAVKKFPKMAWSDPKQFAEEAWRVGKLRHQRLANLIGYCCDGDERLLVAEYMTNDTLAKHLFHWESQTIEWAMRLRVALYIAEALAYCGDEGHPLYHDLNAYRDGDPRLSCFGLMKNSQDGKSYSTNLAYTPPEYLKNGRVTPQSVIYSFGTVLLDLLSGKHIPPSHALDVIRGKNIILLMDSHLEGRFSTEEATIVVGLASSCLQYEPRERPNVKDLVSTLSPLHPKSDVPSYVMLGISKHKEDPPTPQRPLSPMGEACSRMDLTAIHQILVTTHYRDDEGTNELSFQEWTQQMRDMLDARKHGDYAFRDKDFKTAIDCYSQFIDVGTMVSPTVYARRSLSYLMCDQADVALRDAMQAQIVHPDWATAFYMQSVALAKLDMHQDAADMLKEAAGLEEKRQKAGGRG, translated from the exons ATGGGCTGCCTAGCTTCAAAGTTTCCTCCAGATGAGGCTCAGCCGGGGAACGATAAGGTCAAGGCGCACGGCCCAGCTCCAACTTCTACCGGCCGACACCTGCCCGCAGGATCCGACTCGGGGTCAGGGGTAGCTGCCGCCGGGGTTCCATCTTTCTCCGAGTTCACCTTTGCGGACCTCAAGTCTTCCACAAATAACTTCAGCCCGGATTTTATTGTCTCAGAAAGCGGTGAAAAAGCCCCGAATATTGTTTACAAAGGCCTTCTCCAGAACGGCCGGTGGATCGCCGTCAAGAAGTTTCCTAAGATGGCTTGGTCGGACCCGAAACAGTTTGCG GAGGAGGCATGGAGAGTCGGCAAGTTGAGGCACCAAAGGCTGGCAAATTTAATAGGGTATTGCTGTGATGGTGATGAGAGGTTGCTCGTTGCAGAATACATGACAAATGATACACTTGCTAAGCATTTATTTCATT GGGAGAGTCAGACCATTGAATGGGCCATGCGCTTGAGAGTGGCACTTTATATAGCTGAAGCCTTGGCATACTGTGGCGATGAAGGTCATCCGTTGTACCACGACCTCAATGCCTACAGG GATGGTGATCCTAGGCTTTCATGTTTTGGCTTGATGAAAAACAGTCAGGATGGAAAAAGTTATAGCACAAATCTTGCCTACACTCCCCCAGAATATCTAAAAAATG GAAGGGTAACACCACAAAGTGTCATATACAGCTTTGGCACTGTACTCTTGGATCTGCTAAGTGGAAAGCACATTCCTCCAAGTCAT GCTCTTGACGTGATACGAGGTAAAAACATCATTCTACTGATGGATTCACATTTGGAGGGAAGGTTTTCTACAGAAGAAGCTACAATAGTCGTTGGTCTTGCTTCAAGTTGTTTGCAATATGAACCTAGGGAAAGGCCTAATGTAAAGGATCTTGTTTCTACTCTTTCTCCACTACATCCAAAATCAGAT GTTCCTTCTTATGTCATGCTTGGAATTTCGAAGCACAAAGAAGATCCCCCAACACCTCAGCGCCCTCTTTCACCAATGGGTGAGGCCTGTTCTCGGATGGATCTCACAGCAATACACCAAATACTGGTGACTACCCACTATCGGGATGACGAAGGAACAAATGAG TTGTCGTTTCAAGAATGGACCCAGCAGATGAGAGATATGTTAGATGCTAGAAAGCACGGAGATTATGCATTCCGTGACAAGGACTTTAAGACTGCTATTGATTGTTATTCACAG TTCATCGACGTAGGAACTATGGTTTCACCAACCGTGTATGCACGGCGTAGTTTATCTTATCTGATGTGTGATCAAGCTGATGTGGCCCTTCGAGATGCAATGCAAGCACAGATTGTGCATCCAGACTGGGCAACAGCTTTCTACATGCAGTCGGTTGCCCTTGCCAAACTGGACATGCACCAGGATGCTGCTGACATGTTAAAGGAGGCTGCTGGACTCGAAGAAAAGAGGCAAAAAGCTGGTGGGAGAGGATGA
- the LOC140968892 gene encoding V-type proton ATPase subunit B2-like isoform X2 has product MGVAENNVEMEEGTLEIGMEYRTVSGVAGPLVILDKVKGPKYQEIVNIRLGDGTTRRGQVLEVDGEKAVVQVFEGTSGIDNKYTTVQFTGEVLKTPVSLDMLGRIFNGSGKPIDNGPPILPEAYLDISGNSINPSERTYPEEMIQTGISTIDVMNSIARGQKIPLFSAAGLPHNEIAAQICRQAGLVKRLEKSDDLLEHDGEDNFAIVFAAMGVNMETAQFFKRDFEENGSMERVTLFLNLANDPTIERIITPRIALTTAEYLAYECGKHVLVILTDMSSYADALREVSAAREEVPGRRGYPGYMYTDLATIYERAGRIEGRKGSITQIPILTMPNDDITHPTPDLTGYITEGQIYIDRQLHNRQIYPPINVLPSLSRLMKSAIGEGMTRRDHSDVSNQLYANYAIGKDVQPMKAVVGEEALSSEDLLYLEFLDKFERKFVAQGAYDTRNIFQSLDLAWTLLRIFPRELLHRIPAKTLDQYYSRDAAN; this is encoded by the exons aatACAGAACTGTCTCGGGAGTTGCTGGACCTCTGGTTATTCTTGACAAAGTCAAG GGACCTAAGTACCAAGAAATTGTCAATATACGCCTAGGAGATGGAACAACCCGACGTGGGCAGGTCTTGGAAGTTGATGGGGAGAAGGCTGTTGTTCAG GTTTTTGAAGGAACATCTGGAATCGATAACAAATATACAACTGTTCAGTTTACTGGAGAG GTTTTAAAAACACCTGTCTCGTTGGATATGCTTGGCCGTATTTTTAATGGTTCTGGGAAACCCATTGACAATGGGCCCCCTATTCTTCCGGAGGCTTATTTGGATATTTCTGGCAA TTCCATCAATCCTAGTGAGAGAACGTATCCTGAAGAAATGATACAGACTGGAATTTCTACTATTGATGTCATGAACTCAATTGCCCGAGGGCAAAAGATTCCTCTTTTTTCTGCTGCTGGTCTTCCTCACAATGAAATTGCTGCCCAAATCTGTCGTCAGGCTGGTTTGGTCAAACGGTTGGAGAAATCCGATGATCTTCTTGAG CATGATGGAGAAGACAATTTTGCCATTGTCTTTGCAGCTATGGGAGTCAACATGGAGACAGCACAGTTCTTTAAACGTGATTTTGAGGAAAACGGATCCATGGAGAGAGTGACCCTTTTCCTTAACTTG GCCAATGACCCAACAATAGAACGCATCATTACTCCACGTATTGCTCTGACAACTGCAGAATACTTGGCATACGAATGTGGGAAGCATGTTCTGGTCATATTGACAGATATGAGTTCTTATGCTGATGCCCTCCGTGAG GTATCTGCGGCTCGAGAAGAAGTGCCTGGAAGGCGTGGATATCCTGGTTATATGTACACTGATCTTGCTACTATCTACGAACGAGCTGGACGTATTGAAGGAAGAAAGGGATCCATCACACAGATCCCTATTCTGACTATGCCTAATGACG ACATCACGCATCCTACTCCGGATCTTACTGGTTACATTACTGAGGGGCAAATATATATTGACAGACAACTTCATAATCGGCAG ATATACCCTCCAATAAATGTGCTGCCATCCCTGTCTCGTCTGATGAAG AGTGCCATTGGGGAGGGCATGACCCGTAGGGATCACTCCGATGTATCTAACCAG TTATATGCAAACTATGCCATTGGAAAGGATGTCCAGCCAATGAAAGCTGTAGTTGGAGAAGAAGCACTTTCCTCAGAAGATCTG CTATATCTTGAGTTTCTTGACAAATTTGAGAGGAAGTTTGTTGCGCAAGGAGCGTACGACACACGTAACATCTTCCAGTCACTAGATCTGGCATGGACACTGCTCCGGATCTTTCCTCGGGAGCTTCTTCACCGTATTCCAGCTAAAACTCTTGATCAATACTACAGCAGGGATGCAGCAAACTAA
- the LOC140968862 gene encoding serine/threonine-protein kinase BSK1-like isoform X3 gives MGCLASKFPPDEAQPGNDKVKAHGPAPTSTGRHLPAGSDSGSGVAAAGVPSFSEFTFADLKSSTNNFSPDFIVSESGEKAPNIVYKGLLQNGRWIAVKKFPKMAWSDPKQFAEEAWRVGKLRHQRLANLIGYCCDGDERLLVAEYMTNDTLAKHLFHWESQTIEWAMRLRVALYIAEALAYCGDEGHPLYHDLNAYRVLFDGDGDPRLSCFGLMKNSQDGKSYSTNLAYTPPEYLKNGRVTPQSVIYSFGTVLLDLLSGKHIPPSHALDVIRGKNIILLMDSHLEGRFSTEEATIVVGLASSCLQYEPRERPNVKDLVSTLSPLHPKSDVPSYVMLGISKHKEDPPTPQRPLSPMGEACSRMDLTAIHQILVTTHYRDDEGTNELSFQEWTQQMRDMLDARKHGDYAFRDKDFKTAIDCYSQELWFHQPCMHGVVYLI, from the exons ATGGGCTGCCTAGCTTCAAAGTTTCCTCCAGATGAGGCTCAGCCGGGGAACGATAAGGTCAAGGCGCACGGCCCAGCTCCAACTTCTACCGGCCGACACCTGCCCGCAGGATCCGACTCGGGGTCAGGGGTAGCTGCCGCCGGGGTTCCATCTTTCTCCGAGTTCACCTTTGCGGACCTCAAGTCTTCCACAAATAACTTCAGCCCGGATTTTATTGTCTCAGAAAGCGGTGAAAAAGCCCCGAATATTGTTTACAAAGGCCTTCTCCAGAACGGCCGGTGGATCGCCGTCAAGAAGTTTCCTAAGATGGCTTGGTCGGACCCGAAACAGTTTGCG GAGGAGGCATGGAGAGTCGGCAAGTTGAGGCACCAAAGGCTGGCAAATTTAATAGGGTATTGCTGTGATGGTGATGAGAGGTTGCTCGTTGCAGAATACATGACAAATGATACACTTGCTAAGCATTTATTTCATT GGGAGAGTCAGACCATTGAATGGGCCATGCGCTTGAGAGTGGCACTTTATATAGCTGAAGCCTTGGCATACTGTGGCGATGAAGGTCATCCGTTGTACCACGACCTCAATGCCTACAGGGTTCTCTTCGATGGA GATGGTGATCCTAGGCTTTCATGTTTTGGCTTGATGAAAAACAGTCAGGATGGAAAAAGTTATAGCACAAATCTTGCCTACACTCCCCCAGAATATCTAAAAAATG GAAGGGTAACACCACAAAGTGTCATATACAGCTTTGGCACTGTACTCTTGGATCTGCTAAGTGGAAAGCACATTCCTCCAAGTCAT GCTCTTGACGTGATACGAGGTAAAAACATCATTCTACTGATGGATTCACATTTGGAGGGAAGGTTTTCTACAGAAGAAGCTACAATAGTCGTTGGTCTTGCTTCAAGTTGTTTGCAATATGAACCTAGGGAAAGGCCTAATGTAAAGGATCTTGTTTCTACTCTTTCTCCACTACATCCAAAATCAGAT GTTCCTTCTTATGTCATGCTTGGAATTTCGAAGCACAAAGAAGATCCCCCAACACCTCAGCGCCCTCTTTCACCAATGGGTGAGGCCTGTTCTCGGATGGATCTCACAGCAATACACCAAATACTGGTGACTACCCACTATCGGGATGACGAAGGAACAAATGAG TTGTCGTTTCAAGAATGGACCCAGCAGATGAGAGATATGTTAGATGCTAGAAAGCACGGAGATTATGCATTCCGTGACAAGGACTTTAAGACTGCTATTGATTGTTATTCACAG GAACTATGGTTTCACCAACCGTGTATGCACGGCGTAGTTTATCTTATCTGA
- the LOC140959730 gene encoding NAC domain-containing protein 6-like yields the protein MDEPRLELKLPGFRFHPTEEELLNFYLKTRVIGKKLRGDIIGDLNIYNHHPRELPGLAKIGEREWFFFVHRDRKHGSGGRPNRTTECGFWKATGSDRKILSISDPKKMMGFRKTLVFYEGRAPRGRKTDWIMNEYRLPDTFSHQSPLPHKDIVLCKVYRKATSMKALELMAAIEEPAMDSISSCNPIDEQVKSQSSDMGFKKEYEQDTTFLVGEAAAGSGRACSKLNLPNGHENLADLLLPKLDMDWTQDSFWAQFRSPWLDNCANFLPLC from the exons ATGGATGAACCGAGACTGGAGTTGAAGTTGCCGGGTTTCAGGTTTCACCCCACCGAGGAAGAGTTGCTCAACTTTTACCTCAAAACCAGGGTGATTGGCAAGAAACTGCGGGGAGATATCATTGGAGACTTGAACATCTACAATCATCATCCCCGGGAGTTGCCAg GGCTGGCGAAAATCGGTGAGAGAGAATGGTTCTTCTTCGTGCATAGGGACAGGAAACACGGGAGTGGAGGCAGGCCTAACAGGACCACCGAGTGTGGCTTCTGGAAGGCAACTGGATCGGACCGCAAAATCCTGAGCATATCCGATCCCAAGAAAATGATGGGCTTCAGGAAAACTCTGGTGTTCTATGAGGGCAGAGCTCCACGAGGAAGAAAGACTGATTGGATCATGAATGAATATCGTTTACCGGATACATTCTCTCATCAGTCCCCACTTCCACACAAG GACATAGTATTGTGTAAAGTATACAGAAAGGCGACCTCCATGAAGGCGCTGGAGCTGATGGCTGCAATTGAAGAACCAGCCATGGACTCCATCTCATCCTGCAATCCAATCGATGAGCAGGTTAAGAGCCAAAGCAGTGACATGGGATTCAAGAAAGAATATGAACAAGACACGACATTTCTAGTAGGGGAGGCAGCAGCAGGATCAGGGAGAGCTTGTAGCAAGTTGAATTTACCTAATGGGCATGAGAATTTGGCAGATCTGCTGCTGCCTAAACTGGACATGGACTGGACTCAAGACTCTTTCTGGGCACAATTTAGAAGTCCTTGGCTTGATAACTGCGCCAATTTCTTGCCACTCTGCTAA
- the LOC140968862 gene encoding serine/threonine-protein kinase BSK1-like isoform X1 → MGCLASKFPPDEAQPGNDKVKAHGPAPTSTGRHLPAGSDSGSGVAAAGVPSFSEFTFADLKSSTNNFSPDFIVSESGEKAPNIVYKGLLQNGRWIAVKKFPKMAWSDPKQFAEEAWRVGKLRHQRLANLIGYCCDGDERLLVAEYMTNDTLAKHLFHWESQTIEWAMRLRVALYIAEALAYCGDEGHPLYHDLNAYRVLFDGDGDPRLSCFGLMKNSQDGKSYSTNLAYTPPEYLKNGRVTPQSVIYSFGTVLLDLLSGKHIPPSHALDVIRGKNIILLMDSHLEGRFSTEEATIVVGLASSCLQYEPRERPNVKDLVSTLSPLHPKSDVPSYVMLGISKHKEDPPTPQRPLSPMGEACSRMDLTAIHQILVTTHYRDDEGTNELSFQEWTQQMRDMLDARKHGDYAFRDKDFKTAIDCYSQFIDVGTMVSPTVYARRSLSYLMCDQADVALRDAMQAQIVHPDWATAFYMQSVALAKLDMHQDAADMLKEAAGLEEKRQKAGGRG, encoded by the exons ATGGGCTGCCTAGCTTCAAAGTTTCCTCCAGATGAGGCTCAGCCGGGGAACGATAAGGTCAAGGCGCACGGCCCAGCTCCAACTTCTACCGGCCGACACCTGCCCGCAGGATCCGACTCGGGGTCAGGGGTAGCTGCCGCCGGGGTTCCATCTTTCTCCGAGTTCACCTTTGCGGACCTCAAGTCTTCCACAAATAACTTCAGCCCGGATTTTATTGTCTCAGAAAGCGGTGAAAAAGCCCCGAATATTGTTTACAAAGGCCTTCTCCAGAACGGCCGGTGGATCGCCGTCAAGAAGTTTCCTAAGATGGCTTGGTCGGACCCGAAACAGTTTGCG GAGGAGGCATGGAGAGTCGGCAAGTTGAGGCACCAAAGGCTGGCAAATTTAATAGGGTATTGCTGTGATGGTGATGAGAGGTTGCTCGTTGCAGAATACATGACAAATGATACACTTGCTAAGCATTTATTTCATT GGGAGAGTCAGACCATTGAATGGGCCATGCGCTTGAGAGTGGCACTTTATATAGCTGAAGCCTTGGCATACTGTGGCGATGAAGGTCATCCGTTGTACCACGACCTCAATGCCTACAGGGTTCTCTTCGATGGA GATGGTGATCCTAGGCTTTCATGTTTTGGCTTGATGAAAAACAGTCAGGATGGAAAAAGTTATAGCACAAATCTTGCCTACACTCCCCCAGAATATCTAAAAAATG GAAGGGTAACACCACAAAGTGTCATATACAGCTTTGGCACTGTACTCTTGGATCTGCTAAGTGGAAAGCACATTCCTCCAAGTCAT GCTCTTGACGTGATACGAGGTAAAAACATCATTCTACTGATGGATTCACATTTGGAGGGAAGGTTTTCTACAGAAGAAGCTACAATAGTCGTTGGTCTTGCTTCAAGTTGTTTGCAATATGAACCTAGGGAAAGGCCTAATGTAAAGGATCTTGTTTCTACTCTTTCTCCACTACATCCAAAATCAGAT GTTCCTTCTTATGTCATGCTTGGAATTTCGAAGCACAAAGAAGATCCCCCAACACCTCAGCGCCCTCTTTCACCAATGGGTGAGGCCTGTTCTCGGATGGATCTCACAGCAATACACCAAATACTGGTGACTACCCACTATCGGGATGACGAAGGAACAAATGAG TTGTCGTTTCAAGAATGGACCCAGCAGATGAGAGATATGTTAGATGCTAGAAAGCACGGAGATTATGCATTCCGTGACAAGGACTTTAAGACTGCTATTGATTGTTATTCACAG TTCATCGACGTAGGAACTATGGTTTCACCAACCGTGTATGCACGGCGTAGTTTATCTTATCTGATGTGTGATCAAGCTGATGTGGCCCTTCGAGATGCAATGCAAGCACAGATTGTGCATCCAGACTGGGCAACAGCTTTCTACATGCAGTCGGTTGCCCTTGCCAAACTGGACATGCACCAGGATGCTGCTGACATGTTAAAGGAGGCTGCTGGACTCGAAGAAAAGAGGCAAAAAGCTGGTGGGAGAGGATGA
- the LOC140968852 gene encoding protein HIGH CHLOROPHYLL FLUORESCENCE PHENOTYPE 244, chloroplastic-like — MAASTLHPQFPTLALRRPQRTSLSWRRTLAPDAVASTSSSSATVLTCKGRGNGALIKCAAVNLSPGTPVRPTSILVVGATGTLGRQIVRRALDEGYDVRCLVRPRPAPADFLRDWGATVVNADLSKPETIPATLVGIHTVIDCATGRPEEPIKNVDWKGKVALIQCAKAMGIQKFVFFSIHNCDKHPEVPLMEIKHCTEKFLRDSGLNHITIRLCGFMQGLIGQYAVPILEDKSVWGTDAPTRIAYMDTQDIARLTFIALRNENINGKLLTFAGPRAWTTQEVISLCERLAGQDANVTTVPVSVLRFTRQLTRLFEWTNDVADRLAFSEVLSSDTVFSNPMAETYDLLGVDAKDISTLEKYLQDYFTNILKKLKDLKAQSKQTDIYF; from the exons ATGGCCGCTTCTACTCTCCACCCCCAATTTCCCACCCTCGCTCTACGCCGTCCGCAGCGAACCTCCCTTTCCTGGCGGCGCACTTTGGCTCCGGACGCCGTTGCGTCCACCTCCTCTTCCTCCGCTACGGTTCTTACTTGTAAAG GCAGGGGCAATGGAGCGCTGATCAAATGCGCCGCTGTAAATTTGTCCCCGGGGACTCCTGTGAGGCCTACCAGCATACTGGTGGTAggcgccacgggcacattgggCAGGCAGATTGTGAGGCGGGCGTTGGATGAAGGATACGACGTTAGGTGCCTCGTCAGGCCTCGCCCTGCTCCTGCTGATTTCCTACGTGACTGGGGCGCCACTGTTGTCAAT GCAGACTTGAGCAAACCTGAAACAATACCAGCGACATTGGTTGGCATCCATACAGTTATTGATTGTGCTACAGGACGACCAGAGGAACCCATAAAAAAT GTAGACTGGAAAGGAAAAGTTGCTCTCATTCAATGCGCAAAGGCTATGGGAATCCAAAAATTTGTCTTCTTTTCAATCCATAACTGTGATAAGCATCCTGAAGTTCCACTTATGGAGATCAAACACTGCACTGAGAAATTTCTCCGTGATTCAGGCCTGAACCACATCACAATCCGGCTATGTGGTTTCATGCAG GGTCTGATTGGACAGTATGCAGTGCCCATATTGGAAGACAAATCTGTTTGGGGTACTGATGCTCCCACAAGAATAGCATATATGGATACACAA GATATTGCTCGATTAACATTTATAGCTCTACGAAATGAGAatatcaatggaaaactcctcACTTTTGCTGGGCCTCGTGCATGGACAACTCAAGAG GTGATAAGCTTGTGCGAGAGACTCGCTGGTCAAGATGCAAACGTTACCACAGTTCCTGTCTCAGTTTTAAGATTCACACGCCAGTTGACTCGTTTGTTTGAGTGGACCAACGATGTCGCTGATAGATTGGCGTTTTCTGAG GTTCTCAGTAGTGATACTGTTTTCTCCAACCCAATGGCTGAGACATATGATCTTCTTGGAGTGGATGCCAAAGATATTAGTACGCTAGAGAAATATCTGCAGGATTATTTCACTAACATATTGAAGAAGCTGAAAGACCTCAAAGCACAGTCCAAGCAAACTGACATTTACTTCTGA
- the LOC140968882 gene encoding probable hexosyltransferase MUCI70 codes for MDNDFQRAVSLRASRRNQPHHHTKDAGGDSLYGGKVSQDYTMRIIWKRGLIRLVLTAGIIWMMLILAVLLFHVWSCQSSVAFFVALCNKDSKVFGMLNTMGFVTPPHRCPIPVADHPNKVAIPKTKSPEKFVQRLSYIMEDNIAGNGSQSPLFGGHQTWQQREESFKIKPTMRVHCGFMKGGGAEMASSDVKYVKKCTFVVATGIFDAYDTPHQPSNISQRSQGLFCFLMVVDEVSLDFIKENVTVKEDIDGGLWVGVWRLILLKNQPYDEPRRNGKVPKILTHRLFPEARYSIWIDGKMELIVDPLLLLERYLWRGKQTFAIAQHKHHRSIYEEADSNKRRKRYARPLIDLHMKIYRYEGMEPWSPQKGVVSDVPEGAIIIREHTALNDLFSCLWFNEVHLLTPRDQLSFGYVVYRSGGLFKPFMFPNCEYNSIFILHPHNREHSSKVEWAKTIGEIKKHPELLESRGGMGLWTPYPGNLDSVVLPPIARTSKAG; via the exons ATGGATAATGATTTTCAGCGCGCAGTTTCTTTACGGGCTTCCCGGAGAAATCAGCCGCATCACCACACTAAAG ATGCTGGAGGAGATTCCTTGTATGGCGGGAAAGTGTCGCAAGATTACACGATGAGGATTATTTGGAAAAGGGGTTTGATTCGATTAGTTCTTACAGCTGGGATTATATGGATGATGTTGATTCTCGCCGTTTTGCTGTTTCACGTTTGGTCTTGCCAGTCTTCTGTTGCCTTTTTTGTTG CTCTTTGTAACAAAGATAGCAAAGTCTTTGGCATGCTAAACACAATGGGATTTGTGACTCCACCACATC GCTGTCCAATTCCTGTTGCTGATCACCCAAATAAAGTGGCTATTCCCAAGACGAAATCACCTGAAAAGTTTGTCCAGAGACTGTCATACATTATGGAGGACAATATTGCCGGCAATGGATCTCAATCTCCTCTCTTTGGTGGCCATCAGACGTGGCAGCAAAGAGAGGAGAGCTTCAAAATCAAACCCACAATGAGG GTGCATTGTGGTTTTATGAAAGGTGGCGGTGCAGAAATGGCTTCAAGTGACGTCAAATATGTGAAGAAATGTACATTTGTTGTTGCGACTGGCATCTTTGATGCTTATGACACACCTCACCAGCCATCCAACATTAGTCAGCGTTCACAGGGTCTATTTTGTTTTCTTATGGTGGTTGATGAAGTATCTCTGGACTTCATTAAAGAAAATGTTACGGTAAAAGAGGATATTGATGGAGGGCTATGGGTGGGTGTTTGGCGGCTGATTCTGCTTAAAAATCAGCCTTATGATGAACCTAGAAGAAACGGGAAGGTTCCCAAGATACTAACACACAGGTTATTTCCGGAAGCACGATACAGCATCTGGATTGATGGTAAAATGGAGCTTATAGTTGACCCCTTACTTCTATTGGAGAG GTACTTATGGCGTGGGAAGCAAACATTTGCCATTGCTCAGCATAAACATCATcggagtatatatgaagaagcgGATTCAAACAAACGAAGGAAGCGATATGCTCGCCCCCTAATTGACCTACACATGAAAATATATCGCTATGAAGGAATGGAGCCATGGAGTCCACAAAAGGGTGTCGTTAGTG ATGTGCCTGAAGGAGCCATCATCATTCGTGAACATACTGCATTGAACGATCTGTTTAGTTGCTTATGGTTTAACGAGGTCCATCTCTTGACACCGAGAGATCAGCTAAGCTTTGGATACGTCGTATATAGGTCAGGTGGACTATTCAAACCTTTTATGTTTCCAAACTGTGAATACAATTCAATCTTTATATTGCATCCTCACAACCGTGAGCATTCGTCTAAAGTAGAATGGGCAAAAACCATAGGTGAGATTAAGAAACATCCCGAATTGTTAGAGAGTAGGGGAGGAATGGGACTGTGGACTCCTTATCCTGGAAACCTTGATTCGGTTGTATTACCACCTATAGCCAGAACCTCAAAAGCTGGCTGA